DNA sequence from the Armatimonadota bacterium genome:
GAATGAGCTGTGTGAGGCGAGAGAACTCCGCCAATTGTCGAAACTTGAGGCAAGGCTTGAGAAGCACGAGCTTGTGGTGCTGGACGAGGTCGGGTACGTTCCCTTCTCTCAGGACGGAGGGAGGCTGCTCTTCAACTTCATAAGCTCGAGATACGAACGGGGATCGCTGATCGTGACGAGCAATCTGGAGTTTGCGAAGTGGACGAGTGTCTTCGGAGACGAGCAGCTCACGGTGGCGCTGCTCGACCGGCTGACGCATCACTGCAAGATCCTGGAGATGAACGGCGACTCCTACCGATTCCGGGAGAGCCTCAAACGAAAGGCCGGCAAGAAAGAGTAATGCATTTGTCCGGGTGGGTCCCTTTTACGTGATCAAGGTGGGCCCCTTTTGGGTTGTCAAACACAGGCGATAAGCTTGTCCAGCGAACCGATGAGGGCGTCCACATCGCTCAGGGCATCGGCGATGTTGCGTTGCTCCTCTTTTGTAGATGGAACAGCAAGTCTGATGCTTAGGAGTTTCGACACCGATAGTCCCGGTTGAGCGGACGACTCGGAATAACGGTTGAGATGCATTCGCTCCAGCACATAGGTAAGCCACCGGATTTCAGTCTGGGCAAGGGGCGTCACCACAACTGCGTGCTCAGATGCAAAGAACCTTCCATCCACCCCTAACACGTTGCCACATAAAGCCCCTTGCCGCCCAATCAGTGCGTATCTTCCCTCGTGGGTAAACCGAGCCGTGAATCCTCGGAGGCCATGGCCACCATAGCATGGATAGGTCGAGAACTGATCGATCTTAGCAGAGGTTATTGCTTCACCGCTCTTCATGCGACAGACCTCGCCGAGGCTGACCACCTCCCAGTCCTGCGGGATTATCCCCGCCTCAGTCCGCTTGTAGCCCGGCTTCACTTCCATGCGAATCCCATATCCTTCAGGTGTTCATCCACCCTGGTGCTCAGATCTTCGACCTCTTCTCCCAGCTTCGGCAGAGGAATAGCATAGCGTTCCGCCAATTCCCGGGTGCGTCCGGTCAGTGACTGGGACACCCGGTCCAGTTCGGAACGCACATGGGCGGCAAGGGATGCCAGCCACTTGTCGTCCACCACCAGCACGATCACTTCCTCGTCGGTAAGCTCTCCGTACCTGGCTGCCAGCTTCACATCGAGCGCCTTCCGGGCGTCCTTCATCTTCTTCGTTGTCTCGGACTCCTTCTCGACAAGGGCGAGGTACTTCTCCAGCACCTCGCGCTCGTCAGCGAAATCGGAGTCACCCTTGATCTCACGGAGGCGCGACTTCACATCCCCTTTCGTGACCTTTCCGTTCTCGGCCATGACCTCGGAGAGGAGCCCTTCTTCTCCGCCGTGCTCATCCCTCATCTCTTCCACTTCCTGCGCCAGTCGGGCGATCTCCGCCTCCAACGCATCAATGGCCTGCTGCTCTTCCGCATAGTACCGGGCGATCAGCAAGGAAGGTGGAATCAGGTCGGCCTTGTACTTCCGTTTGCCAAGTACCAGATCGGGTTTCTCTTTCACCTTCTTGTCTTCAACTACCAGGCGGAGACGGCTTGCCTCAGCCCAGCCGTCCGAAGCGATCATGTACACATCGTCCTGCATGACGTCGGACCAGTAACTCATCAGGTGCTGGTAGACATCGTAGGAGTCTATCAGCTTGACGTCCCGGAAGGTCGAGAGCATGTCCTCCGACAGAACTTCGATTAACTGCTTGGGCTTGGTATCGGTCGAGATGCCTTTCAGTGTCGCA
Encoded proteins:
- a CDS encoding restriction endonuclease subunit S; this encodes MEVKPGYKRTEAGIIPQDWEVVSLGEVCRMKSGEAITSAKIDQFSTYPCYGGHGLRGFTARFTHEGRYALIGRQGALCGNVLGVDGRFFASEHAVVVTPLAQTEIRWLTYVLERMHLNRYSESSAQPGLSVSKLLSIRLAVPSTKEEQRNIADALSDVDALIGSLDKLIACV